From the genome of Winogradskyella forsetii, one region includes:
- a CDS encoding IS3 family transposase (programmed frameshift) yields the protein MAKRYDNELKVTIVELLQSGMKAKQISEDYGVATSLISRWKKDYEAKSGDFSKKRELTMEEQELKSLRKELRDVKMERDNLKKGSKHLFQERPLKYQFILSNESDFVVEKMCKCMHVSKNAYYNWRKNRDLVRTKDSVILLKERIRAIFEDSKEIYGSCRIQKMLERENLNYCRSYIAILMKEMGLKSVLKRKFVNTTDSKHNFPLAKNELDREFSSSTIGEKWVSDITYIRVNDNWNYLTTIIDLADRKVVGWALSEDMTVQNTVLKAWIHARRNRTISNNFIFHSDRGVQYAANTMTSIFSFNSNITQSMSRKGNCWDNAVAESFFKTIKHEWLYRFKFTSYLQLFDKISQYITWYNTKRIHSSLDYLTPLEMELKLKRIINNAA from the exons ATGGCAAAAAGATATGACAATGAATTAAAGGTTACAATAGTAGAACTATTGCAATCAGGAATGAAAGCAAAACAAATAAGTGAGGATTATGGTGTTGCTACCAGCCTTATAAGTCGCTGGAAAAAGGATTACGAGGCTAAATCTGGAGACTTTTCCAAGAAAAGAGAACTTACTATGGAAGAGCAAGAACTTAAATCGTTACGTAAAGAATTACGAGATGTAAAAATGGAGCGTGATA ATCTTAAAAAAGGCAGTAAGCATCTTTTCCAAGAGCGACCACTAAAATATCAATTCATTTTATCAAATGAATCAGATTTTGTGGTTGAGAAGATGTGTAAATGTATGCATGTCAGTAAAAACGCATATTACAATTGGCGTAAGAATAGGGATTTAGTAAGGACTAAAGACTCTGTAATATTACTAAAGGAAAGGATTAGAGCTATTTTTGAAGATAGTAAAGAGATTTATGGAAGCTGTAGAATACAGAAAATGTTAGAACGAGAAAACTTGAATTATTGCCGTTCCTATATTGCAATATTGATGAAAGAAATGGGGTTAAAAAGTGTTTTAAAAAGAAAGTTTGTAAATACAACAGATTCCAAGCATAACTTTCCATTGGCTAAAAATGAGCTAGATAGAGAATTTTCAAGTTCAACAATAGGAGAAAAATGGGTGTCTGACATCACTTACATTAGAGTAAATGACAACTGGAATTATCTAACAACTATTATAGATTTAGCAGACAGAAAGGTTGTAGGATGGGCGTTAAGCGAAGATATGACTGTACAGAATACGGTGTTAAAAGCTTGGATTCATGCCAGAAGAAATCGAACTATTTCAAATAATTTCATATTTCATTCCGATAGAGGCGTTCAGTATGCAGCCAATACAATGACAAGTATTTTTTCTTTCAATAGCAATATAACACAATCCATGAGTAGAAAAGGGAACTGTTGGGATAATGCAGTAGCAGAAAGCTTTTTTAAGACCATTAAGCACGAATGGCTATATCGGTTTAAGTTTACGTCATACTTACAGTTATTTGACAAAATAAGCCAGTACATTACTTGGTATAATACTAAAAGAATTCATTCAAGCTTAGATTACTTAACACCACTTGAAATGGAACTTAAATTAAAACGAATTATTAACAATGCGGCCTAA
- a CDS encoding HAD family hydrolase, with protein sequence MNISFDLDSTLIPNGKEFETEKRSGIAKLFGIEEIRKGTRELISHLQNHGHKIHIYTTLECLV encoded by the coding sequence ATGAACATAAGTTTTGACCTTGATAGCACATTAATTCCAAACGGAAAGGAATTTGAAACTGAAAAGAGAAGCGGAATTGCAAAACTGTTTGGAATTGAGGAAATTCGGAAAGGCACTCGTGAATTGATTTCTCATTTACAAAATCACGGTCACAAAATTCATATTTATACTACATTGGAATGTCTAGTTTAG